CTGTGGGGCCGCACCGACCTGCCCGGCCTGCATGCCATCGGCGAGACCGCCTACACCGGCCTGCACGGCGCCAACCGGCTGGCCAGCAACTCGCTGGTCGAGTGCATGGTGTTCGCCCGCTCCGCCGCCGACGACGTGAAGGCCACGCCGCTGCCGCCGGTGCCCGCGCTGCCGGCCTGGGACGCGAGCCAGGTCACCGACCCCGACGAGTCGGTGGTGATCTCGCACAACTGGGACGAGCTGCGCCGATTCATGTGGGACTACGTCGGCATCGTGCGCACCAACAAGCGGCTGGAGCGCGCCGCCCACCGCATCCGGCTGCTGCAGGAAGAGATCCAGGAGTTCTACGCCAACTTCCACGTCAGCCGCGACCTGCTGGAGCTGCGCAACCTGGTCACCGTGGCCGACCTGATCGTGCGCTCGGCGCGTTCGCGCCATGAAAGCCGCGGCCTGCACTACAGCCGCGACTACCCGCAGCTGGCGCCGGTCGCAAAGCCGACGACGCTGGTGCCCTGAAGCCTGGTGCCGGCGGCCGCCGCGATCGCGCTGCGCTGGGGTGTGGACGCGGAGCGCAAGCCGCTGGAGGAAGTGGCGCCGCCGCTGGGGCTGGATCGGCGCCGGCCTCGGCCGTAGCGCGGGCGACCCTCAGGCTGCGCCGATCTCCGGCATTAGCGCCCCGGCCGGCTGGCCGTTCTTGAGCGCCGCGGTGAAGGTCAGCATCCGGTCGATCGGCAGCCGCGCCCGCACGCCGATCGCGGGGTCGACGAAGACCTCGTTGGCGCCGGTCTCCAGCACCTGCGCCAGCCCGGCCAGGCCGTTCATCGCCATCCAAGGGCAATGCGCGCAGCTCTTGCAGGTGGCGCTGTTGCCGGCGGTGGGCGCCTCCAGGAACACCTTGCCCGGGTTGAGCGTGCGCAGCTTGTGCATCATGCCCTTGTCGGTGGCGACGATGAACTCCCTGGCGTCCATCTCGCGCGCCGCCTTGAGGATGGCGGAGGTGGAGCCCACCGCGTCGGCCAGCGCCACCACGTCGGCCGGCGCCTCGGGGTGCACCAGCACCTTGGCGCCCGGGTGCTGCTTCATCAGGTCCTGCAGCTCGAAGGCCTTGAACTCGTCGTGCACGATGCACGAGCCGTTCCAGAACACCATGTCGGCGCCGGTCTGGCGCTGGATGTAGCCGCCCAGGTGGCGATCCGGCGCCCACAGGATCCTGTGGCCCTTGTCCTTGAGCGCCGAGACGATGTCCAGCGCGCAGCTCGAAGTGACCAGCCAGTCCGAGCGCGCCTTCACCGCCGCGCTGGTGTTGGCGTACACGACCACGGTGCGGTCCGGGTGCTGGTCGCAGAAGGCGCTGAACTCGTCGATCGGGCAGCCCAGGTCGAGCGAGCAGGTGGCGTCCAGGTCGGGCATCAGCACCCGCTTGTCGGGCGACAGGATCTTGGCCGTCTCGCCCATGAAGCGCACGCCCGACACCACCAGGGTCTGGGCCGGGTGGTCGCGGCCGAAACGCGCCATCTCCAGCGAGTCGCTGACGATGCCGCCGGTTTCCTCGGCCAGGTCCTGCAGGTCCGGGTGCACGTAGTAGTGCGACACCATCACCGCATTGCGCTCCTTCAGCAGCCGCTTGATGCGCGCCTTGAGCTCGGCGCGCTCGGCCGGGCTGGGCTCCGGCGGCACGCGCGCCCAGGCGTGGCGGGTGTCGCAGGTGTCGCCGACCGGCTGCTCGTACTCGACGTCCTTGATGGGAATCACGACCGCGTTCATCACAGTTCCTGCAGGCGCATCGAGTAGTCCGTGGCCTTCACATCCTTGGTCAGCGCCCCGATGGAGATGCGGTCGACGCCGGTTTCTGCAAGCTCGCGCACCCGGTCCAATGTCACGCCACCGGAGATTTCCAGCACCGCACGGCCGGCGTTCAGGCGCACGGCCTGGTGCAAGGTCGGCAGGTCCATGTTGTCCAGCAGGACCATCTTCGCGCCGGCAGCCAGCGCCTCTTCCAGCTGGGCCAGGGTCTCGACCTCGATCTCGATGAAGGCCGCGCTCGCGGCCACCTCCGCGGCCGCTTTCAGCACGGCGGTGACGCCCCCGGCCGCGGCAATGTGGTTTTCCTTGACCAGCACGGCGTCGAACAGGCCGATGCGGTGGTTGGTGCCGCCGCCGGTGCGCACGGCGTACTTCTGCGCCAGCCGCAGACCCGGCAGGGTCTTGCGGGTATCGACGATCCGCGCGCGGGTGCCGCGTACCGCCTCGGCGTACGTGGCCGTCCGGGTGGCGACGGCGCTGAGCAGTTGCAGGAAGTTCAGCGCCGTGCGCTCGGCCGTGAGCAGCGCCCGGGCACTGCCCTCGATCTCGGCCACGACCTGGTCGGCGCCGCAGCGCTGGCCTTCGCCGACGTGCCAGCGGATCGTGGCGCCGCCATCGAGTTGCCGCACGGCGGCGTCGGCCCAGGGGGCGCCGCAGACCACGGCCGCTTCGCGCGCCAGGATGCGGGCCCGGGCCTGGCGCGAAGCCGGCACCAGAGCGGCCGTCAAATCACCGGCGCCCACGTCCTCGGCGAGCGCGCGTGCCGCGTCAATCCGCGCCAGCTCGGCCACGGCGGCGGGACTGAAATCGAAT
The sequence above is a segment of the Ramlibacter tataouinensis genome. Coding sequences within it:
- the nadA gene encoding quinolinate synthase NadA → MNAVVIPIKDVEYEQPVGDTCDTRHAWARVPPEPSPAERAELKARIKRLLKERNAVMVSHYYVHPDLQDLAEETGGIVSDSLEMARFGRDHPAQTLVVSGVRFMGETAKILSPDKRVLMPDLDATCSLDLGCPIDEFSAFCDQHPDRTVVVYANTSAAVKARSDWLVTSSCALDIVSALKDKGHRILWAPDRHLGGYIQRQTGADMVFWNGSCIVHDEFKAFELQDLMKQHPGAKVLVHPEAPADVVALADAVGSTSAILKAAREMDAREFIVATDKGMMHKLRTLNPGKVFLEAPTAGNSATCKSCAHCPWMAMNGLAGLAQVLETGANEVFVDPAIGVRARLPIDRMLTFTAALKNGQPAGALMPEIGAA
- the nadC gene encoding carboxylating nicotinate-nucleotide diphosphorylase — encoded protein: MLGFDFSPAAVAELARIDAARALAEDVGAGDLTAALVPASRQARARILAREAAVVCGAPWADAAVRQLDGGATIRWHVGEGQRCGADQVVAEIEGSARALLTAERTALNFLQLLSAVATRTATYAEAVRGTRARIVDTRKTLPGLRLAQKYAVRTGGGTNHRIGLFDAVLVKENHIAAAGGVTAVLKAAAEVAASAAFIEIEVETLAQLEEALAAGAKMVLLDNMDLPTLHQAVRLNAGRAVLEISGGVTLDRVRELAETGVDRISIGALTKDVKATDYSMRLQEL